The DNA window GGATTAAATTTCCCTTTATTCCGGTTAAAGATGGGAATAATTCGAAAAAAAACTTATCAAAGATTAAGTAAATACTTGACTATTCCATTCTTATCTGCTACTCTGGTATTTCGGTGCAGAGCGATGAATATTACAGTTTATTCTCAAGAACCTTCAAAGGAACCCGTTTATAGGCTTATTTTGCATTCTCTTTCAATGAAAAAAGTTCCGGTTCTTATCATGGGGGCACAGGGCTTCCCCTTTCGTTCTTACATACAGTATGCAAGACAAAAGCACTTCTCTTCGGAACTCTTCGGAAGGCTGCAAGTCGCCAGTGCAGTTAATATGCACCATATTCGAGCCATTTTCAAGCAACTCGGAGGGAAAGATATTCTTCCTGTTCTTTTTAACTTGAGTGAAGTCTATACCGACGATACTCTCGAAGAACGAGTTCGTCTATTTATTTTCAGGCGAGACTTGAAAAAGCTTTCGGCAATCAACAGGCTTTCTTTTGCTTTTGAATACAACTATGATCGTCAATTTGAGCTAAGAAAAAAGTTTATTCGAATCCTCTTTCACAAAAGCCATCTTTATATTCATAGCACAAAAGGAATCATCAAAAACCACCTATCCCAAAAAGAGGAGGAATATCTCTATGGGCATTTTAGTCCCCACCTATTCCATTTTACTCGAAGAACTGCAATCAGAATGGACGAATTTTCGCCGAACCCTCTCCAAAACAGACAGGTACTATTTTGATAAATTGTTTAATCTGGCTAATTCTTATGTACAGGCAGGGAATACACAGGGAAATGCCTTTCCTTCAGAAACATTTTTCCTGTCTTTGTTTTTGGAATTACTCAAACAGAACCACAGTTTAGAGAAGAGGATACAAAAACTTGAAGGTGAACTATCTAAACTCAGCCTGTCTCGTTGATGCCTGGTATGTACCTTTTGAAATCAACCTCTGGATAAAAGATAAAGAAGGAGGAAACTATTTTTTAAAAGATACATTTTTTCCGGAAATCTTAGTCGAGCTTAAAACTCAAAAAGGGAAGTTCTACTTTGATAAATTTCTACAAAAGGGAATTTTTGATATATTGGAAAATACGAAAAGAATAGATGTATGGGAAAATCAAACCAAAGACTACATTTTAGTTCGAGTGAAGAAATACCTGGCCTATAAAAAAATTTTAAAAGAAGCTGACTTCTTTGACGAGGACATAGAATACTATAATGCCGATCTATTGGAAGTGCAACAATATTTCTTATTGCATGATCTATTTCCTCTCTGTGAACTGGAACTGGAATTTGATAAAAATCGACAGGTCCATTCTATTCATAGAACAAAGGAAGTCTTCATTCCGAATTTTTCTATGGCTCTTATGAAAGCCAAATTTGGAATCTATAAACCTATAGGCAAAGACAATCCGGTATCATTCATTAGCCGAAGCGGGAAAAGCTTTGAGATATGTGCAGAGGGTGAATCTTTCTTAAAAGAGCTCAATCTTTGTCTTCAAGAATTGGATCCGGATATTATTTATTCTGTTCGGGGAGATGAGAAGATCATGCCTACTATCTTCCAATGGAGCAATCGGTACAAACTCCGAACCCTTCTGGATAGAAGTGAATATGTATACAGAAGAAATCCATCCGTTCGTAAGCGCTCCTTTGTAGTTTACGGCCGTCCCCTGTCTAAAGTTAGCCCATTTCCCCTTTTCGGTCGTTTGCATATAGACAAGGGCATTTCTTTCTTCCAACAAGAAGCAAAGTTAGAAGGCATATTGGAAATCGCCAGGCAATCTCGACTTCCTATACAGAAGCTGGCTCGCTCAAGCCCCGGTAATGCCATGTCCGCTATGGAAGACGAAGTTGCCTTAAAACGAGGTTATTCGATTCCAAGGATAAAAGGAAAACCCCCTCTTCCCCGCAGTCTTTCGATTATACTCAAAACCGATCAGGGCGGGATAAGCTTTCGTCCTCCTGCTCCCGGTATATATGAAAATGTAGCGGAACTTGACTTTCGTTCTCTATACCCAAATATTATGCGCTATCATAATGTATCCGGAGAAACAATCAATTGCTCCTGTTGTGAAAAAGATGGAACGAAACAGGTAGTTCCTTTTACACCTTATCATACCTGTTCTAAAAGAAAGGGAATTGTGGGAGATACCATTTCGACTCTCCTTGACAGAAGAGAAGAACTCATAGAAGAACTCAAAAGAAATTTAAGTATGAAAGAAAAGTTGGCAATAACCAACCGTTCTGAAGCGATTAAATGGTGCCTGGTAACAAGTTTTGGTTATACGGGTTATAAAAACGCCAAGTATGGAAGAAGAGAAGCCCACGAGGCCATTACCGCCTGGGGTAGAGAATGTCTTTTAAGTGCAAAAGAGATAGCGGAAGATAGGGGTTATATTTTCCTTCACGGCCTGACAGATTCTCTCTGGCTCTGGAAGGGAGGAGAAAAATTTAGCAAAGATGAAATATTAGAGATTACGAACGAGATCTATAATTCTATTCAAATTCCGATTATCCATGAAGCCAATTATTCTTTCCTGGTCTTTCCGGAATCAAAAGTAAAAAAAGGAAATACAGTAGCTACAAGATACTATGGCAGAAAAGAAAATGGAGAGCTGAAGATCAGGGGTTATATGGTTCGCAAATCTGATGTCCCTAAAATTATCCATACGTTTCAGGAAGAACTATTTAAAGAAATAGGGACCTGTCAATCAGCAAAAGAATTAGAATTACTCGATACAAAATTATATAAGATTTATTGCAGATACTATACCTACATCACTTCCGGTAAACTTCCTCTCGACGAACTCCTGGTAAATAAACATGTTTCAGGCAAATCGAAGGATTATACACAAAATAATGCATCAAAAATTATCTTACAAAAATTAGAAACAGATGAACTAGAGCACGTAGGAGGAGACAGGATCGAATACATTGTGTTTGATTCCAGGGCCCGGGATCCGAGTAAACGTTATATCTCGATTATGGAATACGATTTCAAGAAAGGCTATGATATACAATGGTATTGTAGAGAATTGCGAAGAGCTTTTGAAGAAGTTCGGTTTAGAGAAACGGATACATTATTTCCGGGCTGGGTATAGAGCCTTTCATTCAGGAGAAAAGATCGTCGAGTTCATCCATGTTCATACTCAAACTACCCTCTTTCATATCTTCAATATGCTCTTTAATCGATTCTATGTAGTTATCCATAAAGTATACACTATTCAAATAAAAATCTATAATTCCCTGAAACTCTTCTAATTCTTCCGGACTGAGTTTATTCTCAATCAAGAGAACCGAAAGGCAAACTACTCCAAAAGCAGACTTTATATGAGACTTATCTTTTGCCAGGTCTAACAATTCCCGAATTTCCAGATCCTGAAAGCTGGAAAGCTGACTGGCAATGAACTTGATGGCTCCGAGAGGAATGGGCCTGTCCAGAGATTTTCCGTAATTGATAACAATGCGGTAAGATTTACTGTCTCCAATTCTTGAGAGCATGAAGAATATTCCACATAGAAGTTCTTTGTGATACCCCCAGGAGAGCCTCCCTGCATCGGCTTCTCGAATAACCTGGTAGATCACAGACCAGGTCAGGTTATTACTGGATGATTTAGCATTTTCTATGAGTACATCGATTAGGTATTTAAACTCGCTGGTCTGGGACTTTTTTTTCAGGTATGTCACAAATTCGCTGAGCGTTTTGGGCATTTCATCCCGGAATTCTTCCGTATACTTCATCTCTTGGTTATGTTCTCCCATTTTGTTTATACTGGGGAATGAATATATTTCAAGCGATTTTTAAAATTTAGAAAGAAAGATGAATGACAGGGTGAAGAAAGTCACTTCACCCCGGTAAATATTTTACTGGCCGATATACATCTTCTGATCTCGCAAAAGATCAATATCAGGGGCAAGAGCTTTCACATAACGATCAAAGTAAAGAAGTTGTTTAATCAGAAGGCCAAACTCTCTCGGAATTTTAAGACCATTATTTCGGCTCACTTCACTTAAATCTAACATTACACGGTTTAATCGGTCTTCATCGATCATACCGACGCCTGACTGCATGTTGAAAGCTATAGAATTAATTTCATCAAAAACACGCTGTAAGTCCCGAATAAAGGCCCTTTCATCGATTTCTTTAGCGGTAGAATCCATAGCAATAAGTCCTTTGGCCATTAATTCTGCATTATTGGATTCAATTCCCTCCATAAAGGTTAAAAGTCCGAGCCATACTTCTTTCGAAATCTTCCCTACAATACCAAAGTCTATAAATCCAATCTTTCCATCGGTAAGAACCATCAGGTTTCCTGCGTGCACGTCTGCATGGAATACACCGGTAGTGCCGAGGGAAGTAAACCAAATATTCAGAGCGTTTATCAGGGTTTGTCTTGGATCATCGGAATATTTCTTAATGCTCTTTATGTCAGTCAAGGGAACACCATACAGCCTTTCCATTGTAAGAACTTTTTTCGTACTCAAATGGTGATAAACCCTCGGAACTCTGGCCCTGTCTTCTCTTGTCATTTGCAGGTGCCTATCAAAAAGCTCGATATTCTCAGCTTCTTTAATAAAATCAGTCTCCATTAAAATAGAGGTATAAAAATCTTTTACAATATCCATTATTCCGGATTTACTTAATCCCGGTGATATCTGGTTAAAAAGCAGGGTTGCCAGATAAATCAGGTTCATATCGGCACCCAGAATATCCTCAATATCCTTTCTCTGTACCTTTATCACTACATCCAGACCGTTTCGTGTAGTAGCCCCGTGAACCTGTGCAATAGAGGCGGAGGCGATCGGTTCTTCGTCTACATGGCGAAAAAAGTCAGAAAGACTTCCTCCTAACTCTTCTTCTATGGTTTCCTTGATTTCATAGAAAGGAACCGGCCTGACCGAATCGAGACATTTTTGCATTTCTTCTACATAGTCTTTAGGAAATAAGGAAGGGGCTGAGGCAATAAACTGGCCGAGTTTAATATAGGTAGCTCCTAATTCCTCAAAAGTTTCCCTGAGCCTGACAGGTAAATTTATGCTTTTTTTTCCATTAGCGAGATCCAGAGTAATAGCCATAAGCTTTACCGAAAAGACCATGCCTGACTGAAGGATACGTACGGCTCCGTTTATGCCGGAGCGAATGGGATCTTTTAGC is part of the Leptospiraceae bacterium genome and encodes:
- a CDS encoding AarF/ABC1/UbiB kinase family protein; the protein is MKLKDPIRSGINGAVRILQSGMVFSVKLMAITLDLANGKKSINLPVRLRETFEELGATYIKLGQFIASAPSLFPKDYVEEMQKCLDSVRPVPFYEIKETIEEELGGSLSDFFRHVDEEPIASASIAQVHGATTRNGLDVVIKVQRKDIEDILGADMNLIYLATLLFNQISPGLSKSGIMDIVKDFYTSILMETDFIKEAENIELFDRHLQMTREDRARVPRVYHHLSTKKVLTMERLYGVPLTDIKSIKKYSDDPRQTLINALNIWFTSLGTTGVFHADVHAGNLMVLTDGKIGFIDFGIVGKISKEVWLGLLTFMEGIESNNAELMAKGLIAMDSTAKEIDERAFIRDLQRVFDEINSIAFNMQSGVGMIDEDRLNRVMLDLSEVSRNNGLKIPREFGLLIKQLLYFDRYVKALAPDIDLLRDQKMYIGQ